In Plasmodium vivax chromosome 14, whole genome shotgun sequence, the genomic window CATTGACAGCCCAAGTGAACCGCGACGCTCTGCGATGTGCAAATGTTACACACTTTACCGCGAttgaaaggaaaataaatgcagTGCCATGTGACATGATAAGAATTGGTACCCTTTTGCCGTCGCTGCTTAAAATCCCACAGCCTAAGGAACGGTTTAAAtctgtttaaaaaaaagtagataATAAACCACACCGCCTGCATGTGCACGTTTTACACTTATGAACAATGTACAGCCCGACTGagtccccaaaaaaaaaaaaaaatttatacatcGTGTAAACGTGTTGCCTTTTTGAAAGTCCTGCATCTTTCCCTGCTGCCTACACCCCTGCGTGCATGATGTGCCAACCTATGTATGCAATCTTCATATAGGTTTGCGCACCCGGTAAAAGAGGCACACGTGACAACATTGTGTAACACGGAAAAACAGGGCGCATTCGTTTGTGTACTCAAATTTGAATGCCCCTATGTAGCCGCGCTTATAATGAAGGGGCCCAATGGGGAAGAATATTTCTTGCAAGGTTATGCATACGTTGTATACATTTTACGCAAATAAATAGCTGCTTACATAACTCGCCGCtgtgccatttttcccccacgtAGAAAAACGCATAAtcatgcaaaataaaaaaagcagagaaaagaaaactgCACAACATTCGCACGAAATAAAATTGCGAatcggcaaaaaaaaaaaaaaaaaggtgaaatgcgaaatgcaaaatgcGAAACCATTTGCGCGCAAATCGGAAACATTTTAACCAAGTGGCAAACTTAGCTTAAATTGATTCCCTGCTTTTTAGCAGCACAATCGTTTAGAAGCCGCTAATCCTGTGATGCGTATTTGTGTATAGCCATTCGCGGGAAAacaattgcaaaaataaaagcgccTTTGCATGTGTCATGCAGCACACAGCTGTTCAGTTTATGTTCCATTTGctcattcatttatttttccgcttccgtTTTGCTAGCCCTTTTGCTTTACCACTTTATGTGCCTTATTTTGCTCAACCGTTTTAGTCTGCCACTTTAAATGGCCATTCCttacgccattttttttctttaaatgaCGGCTTCTTCATGTTGAGAGATAATCGTGTCAGCGGCGTAACTGGAATGCCTTTCCTCCCCCtgtgtaacttttttttttttttttttttttttttcgttatgaGGAACAACACACGTGGATAAGTATGCGCAAGTAACGTTGACAAAAGAgtagcattttttccaattgaCCCATGTATGGGTTTGCTCGTTTTCGTTTATGTGGCCACCCACCCCATCGCACGTTTGCGTTTCCTCTTGTTtaagtgaaaaaaggaaaggaaatcCAAAATGACGAGGGTGACATGTGTAGCCAACATGACAAGGATAACACGCATGACGCGAGCAATGGGAACCGTTGGGACGGTGGGGAGGAGCGCCCCCAAGCGAGCAGCAGACACGCACGACTATAAACAGTGGACATTCTCAAACAAAAGACGATTCATGTCAACCGCGCAAAACACAGCCATGAACCAAGTCACAGAGAAAAACGAatctgtaaaaaaaaaatccgatCATGCTGAAAATAGCGCACAACAAAATGAACTGAagaaattttccatttttcgaTACAACCCACAGAATAATAAAAGacccaaaatggaaacattTGAAGTAGATATAGATAACTGCGGACCGATGGTTTTAGATGTCCTGATTAAGATAAAAGATGAAATAGATTCTACGTTATCCTTCAGGAGGAGTTGTCGTGAGGGTATCTGTGGCAGTTGCGCTATGAACATAAATGGGAAAAACGGCTTGGCCTGTTTAACTGAAGTAAATAAAgacaaaaaggaagtcaCCGAAATTCATCCCCTGCCCAATTTGTACATTATAAAAGACCTAGTCCCagatttaacaaatttttataatcagtATAAATCTATTGATCCTtggttaaaaagaaaaacgaaaaaagaaaaagggcagAAAGAATTTTACCAATCTATTGAggataggaaaaaattagatgGCCTTTACGAATGCATTATGTGTGCATCTTGCTCCACTTCGTGTCCGTCTTATTGGTGGAACCCGGAATATTATTTAGGCCCTGCCACGTTAATGCAAGCCTATCGATGGATTGTCGACAGTAGGGATGAATATACAAAAGAACGTCTGATGGAAGTTAATGACACGATGAAGTTGTACAGATGCCATGGCATCATGAATTGTACCCTTTGCTGCCCGAAGGGCCTGGACCCAGCCAAAGCCATCAGAAATATGAAAGAGTTGGTGCAGGAAAAATTTTCCAAGGAAAGCATAAAATCGCACGCGAATTATGTGAAGGAAAAGATGGAGAAAACGAAGTAGCACGGGTGTGCTTCCTCACCCGGGGAAAACACAGCAAGGGTGATGCGAGGGCGATGTGAGGGCGATGCGAGGGTGATGCGAGGATGATGTGAGGGAACTTCGATGCATCTTTTCCCCACTGCGGAATGTTAAGTCGAAAGGGTAAATTCATATTTGTACATCCTTTTTAAGCTCGCGGGTTTTTGCGCATCTTCGGGCATACAATCGCGTGTgcttattcatttatttatttacttatttattcatttttatatgcacattttttcctaAGATAAAATAGCCAGAGCTGCTTCCTATTTTGTCACACCCTCATGGTTCATTTTTAGTGTACGCGATATGTAGGTATACTAAAAAGTGTGTTTATATAAACACGTTTGTTGCGTCTCCTCGCGaggcgcatttttttcttttttttgttcaccagCAAAATGTAACTTTTCTATGTTGCCAAACTGTACTGTGTACAACAGCGTCAGTGTTTtacctcccctttttcccacCCTCTATTACATCAAAAGGGTAAAGCGGCACAAGGGTGTGGCCATTGCATAGGAGGGTTCACCTgcaatacatatatgtatgtattcACTCCATCCCGGTGATATTTTAAAGTGGATACACGCGGCAGATAGGCACGGATGCATCAACACATTGGGCCCCTCTCTTTCGCTCAAACGATTTATCATATGAAAAGAGTCCCGCCGCGAAAAAATGGCGTTTTGCTTTTATCTTTTCTCCTCaacaatttatatttatttcatacaTTGTATGTGAGTTGCTGTTTTTGCTATGTTGCTTTTGTTCGCCAAttctcttcccccttttttttttaaaaaggagggaaagggCAAAAGATAAAAGCACGTAAAATGTATTATCTGTATTTTCATATGCTGgtaatatatgtacacaggTAAGAATATAATCCGCTAGCGCATTCTTACTCTATGCATATAATACtgttacttaaaaaaaaaaaaggggtaaaaatgggCCGCAAAAAGTGGGAAGGTCAAATTCCTCACTTTTACAAACCGTAGTAAAGTACAAAATTGCTGAATTACACATGGAAAAATGAGTACCGTAGAGGTGAAATTattggcataaaaaaatgcctccaaaaaaaaacaactgcAGAGAATGGCGCGcctatatgtgcacatgtgcacatgtacacacatatgtatacacatatatatatatatatgtataggcATATATCCACGCACTGGCAAATATACTTCTCCCCTTTCGTCAACAGAtgtgttttcctcttccaatTGCACACACTGCCCAtattttgtcaaaaaaaaaaaaaaatatacataagtaAAAGCTTGCAAAGGATGCAAAAGATTTGCTTCCCTGCACTATTTACTCCTCTTTGCTGCTCCTTTCACTTCATAAAAACGGAGAAAAGTGTTATAATTTCCCTTCATCCGCATGATGATGCTCCGCTCCTCTGTGTGCAGTCCGTGTTGACCAATCCAAACTGATACGTGCGAACGCAAAACAGTTCGACGTGCGCGGATATTTTCACCAAAGCCGTTGCAGTGTAGGTAGGTATGTACACGCAGCACTGATGCATTTGTATATGCACAATACGTGCGCATTTGTACATACCAGTGGGCAAGAAAAACATTTGAACTGAAAAAATAACTTGAGTAATGTCTCTTTGTTTTCTACTAATCTTTCACCAAACAAGTTGGTGCTTCTGTCTATACTATCTTGTACAAAAGGTACGGATAAGCTGACATTTTAACAATATGCTACTATTACAacctttttttgggaaacAATTTTGTGCACTACTTCGGTATGCAAGTAATTGCACTGACATCATTTATCATCGGGACACCGCTCCTCAATCGCTGACGTGAATTGctttttgtggaaaaaaaaaaaaaaaaaattggctagATAAGCTGGTGtgcttttttctccaaatcgGAAACGCCCTTCAACCTTAAATATATGCAGATGGTGCATACACATGGGAgggtatgaaaaaaaaaaaggaaaataaaagaatggCGTTGGCATTTTGCTCGGATCCTTCATTTAGTGGCGATCGGTGGGTCTTCACAAATTATGTGCTCCTTCATGCGAcgttatataatatacactaCTAGCTTAATCGATGTTCTTCCTCTCTCCTCTGCTTCATTCTTAGCAACCTTTTCTTTGCAATCCCAATTTCGACTATGCAGGAGGAGTCCATTCCGCGTTACCACATTGTGTGCAAATCGGGGATGACCCCTCCGGATGTTACGTACGCATCGCCCTACTGCAACTTTGTGTAAACTTACACGAATGGTTACCTTTGCTAAATGCTCTGTGGGTGCACCTCGCACAGGGTAGGCAGCGTATCATAATAATAAGTGATAATAAGTGCGACTTCTGCCCAGTTTTACGAACATACATTTTTCCGACGACCCTCGCACCCTCTCCATTTAGTAAAATCCCACAGCTGATAAGCGCAAATCCTCCCCAATTCGCAGAGCCACGCAGCTAAATCTTCGCGTCATACCCCTCCGCGATCAACTCCTTCTTGTTTAGGGGCACGCTCGACTGGTGCTGAGTCAAGATGGCCTGTTGAATAACCTGCCCCTTCCACTCAGGCCACGCAGAGCCAGAACTCTTGGGATCCTTCTTGCCGTTCTTTGGTCCATCCATGGAGGCTAAAAAATCGGCATGCATTCCCATAACGTCATCTCGTAGctgtaaatttttcttattctcGTCAATGGGCTTATACTGCGGTAGCGTTTTTCTCCTATTGTtgtcaaaatatttatttgtaattacttcctttttccgTTCGTTGGACGATAACtgcctcttcacctttttcttGTCATACGAATCAGAGTCCATATCAGAGTCGCTATCCTCCTCTGATTCGCTGTCCTCACTGGACGTAGAATATGTCGAAGAATCGGAGGAGTTGGAAGAAGACGAATCGGACGAATTGGACGACGAGGAGAGATACCTATTCGTTCTCCTCTTATCAAAATGGGGGTTATTACTATTGTTGGTGTTGTTACCCAGGGTGCTACTACTATTGAGGTAATTCTtgttgttcatattttttatgggcATTTTTCCCTTGGGCATAGTGCACGTGCCAATTTGATCTGATGGAATGAGGGAGGCTTTATACTGCTCCAGATTTATTCTACCCATATGGTTAATGTAAAGAAATATTCTTTTCTGCTTTTCGATGGACAGCAAATCTGTgtcaaatgtgaaaaatcTATCGAACATGTGATTCTCGGCGAGTATGCCTAAATCGTCTTGTATAATTTCTAATGCTGCCCTTCTCTGATTCGGTGCTAATCTTCTTAAATtcttaaaaagtaaattcaCTTGGTAGTTATTTAACCCTTTATCGTTCGCTCCAATCTTCTGAATGCCTGGTGGTTCCGGTATGGTTCCCATGCTGGGTGGCTCAAATTCTATGCTATTATTATTGCTATTCATGTGGATATTACCACTACTGTTATTATTTCCTACACCATAACCGCTGTTGTTATCCTTTTTGCTGTTTACAAATTTGTCCCTTGCATTCTTTGATGACATGCTGGACATTTgcttattcattttgttaaaccGGTTGTCACCTGCCGCGGCGGATCCCTTTCGATTTGGCGCTCCGTACATGTGATTGGACGGGTCCATATTATGGTAAGCCGCGTGATTCGCTGCTGCCACCCCTCCAGACATCAtcatgtttttcttcctaaCTGTGTAGGCATTACTAGCACTGTTATTTCGATTGTATCTTTTGTTGCCATGGTACTCATCGGAGCTTATTTCCTCACTGGAACTTCCAGTGTagctactactactactagtGTGGTTAAGATTCTCATCATACTCATATTTCTCTGCCAGAATTTCATTATACTTGTTCATATCTAGATACACAGAATTGGAACCCTTCGTGCATTCGTTGAggatatttttcatttctgtgTGTTGTTTGACTAACTTATCGAATTCTTTGGCTAGCTTGTAGGCATCATTCCACACGCAGTTTTTCACCTTATGATAGGTGAaggcattaaaaaatatttgtcgTACATCTTGTTGCCATTCAAATGGGTTTTTGTACTTATTCGTTAGTAGCTTATTTTCTATGGTCTCAAAATCCATGGGgtttttaataacattaaaatagtTGGGTATTCCATCCAGTTCTGGGTTTACCGGTTTTAAGAACCAGCAGCagatttctttcttcttcaatttgtgcAATATTTTGAAGCACCAATTTTTCCAAGGGTTGCCACTCTTGTAGATTCTTTTCTTGTACGTTCTTTTGTGCTGCTCATATTCGTCCACCGTGTCATCTTCCAAAATACTATTGTTGCTACTTCGTTGCCGCTTTTTCAGCGCTTCCTTTCCTCCTGCCACGGCCGCTCCTGCACCTGCCGCTCCGTGCTTATAATTACTGTGGTGCATGGCcgcattatttttactactACTACTTCCCACCGATTTGGACGATTTTCCCTTTCCGACGCTGGGATATGCACCATAGGCATTTTTATTCACACTACCGCTATCCATTTCGCCCTTGCTGATAGATCCCTTTTTGACCATGCTGTTATTTCTGCCTGGTACAATTTTGTCGCTCTCACTCATTTTGGCGTTCACCCCCGAgccgctgctgctgcccACTTTGTTGCTATACGCCCCGCCTCGGTACGCGGATGAGGCTAATGCAGCCGTGCCATTGCTAACGTGGTTATTGCTGACATTGCCGTACTTGTTATCATCACCGTTTAGGGAGCTCTTATTATCATCGTCGTAATTGCTGTATGCCGCTCCCCTTCTCCGGGTAATTTCCCTTTGCGTGTCGTTATTATCCTTCGTAGTTGTGCTACTGGTCTCATCTTTGGAATAGTACCGATTAAAGGACTTCTTCGATTTCCTCTTGCCCGCGTCGTATATATTATTCGACAAGGAACAACGTaggtttttaatttcatttaaatgcCTCTTCGATATGGCGCTGTAGGTGTTTCTCTTTTCGCTCTTACTCTTTTCTGATGgtatttcaaaaaatcgAAACCCCAACAAGTTAACTGTATTTGATATATAATTGAATTCTTCGTCCGTCAGGT contains:
- a CDS encoding iron-sulfur subunit of succinate dehydrogenase, putative (encoded by transcript PVX_123345A); translation: MTRVTCVANMTRITRMTRAMGTVGTVGRSAPKRAADTHDYKQWTFSNKRRFMSTAQNTAMNQVTEKNESVKKKSDHAENSAQQNELKKFSIFRYNPQNNKRPKMETFEVDIDNCGPMVLDVLIKIKDEIDSTLSFRRSCREGICGSCAMNINGKNGLACLTEVNKDKKEVTEIHPLPNLYIIKDLVPDLTNFYNQYKSIDPWLKRKTKKEKGQKEFYQSIEDRKKLDGLYECIMCASCSTSCPSYWWNPEYYLGPATLMQAYRWIVDSRDEYTKERLMEVNDTMKLYRCHGIMNCTLCCPKGLDPAKAIRNMKELVQEKFSKESIKSHANYVKEKMEKTK
- a CDS encoding bromodomain protein, putative (encoded by transcript PVX_123350A), with the translated sequence MNTSNDEMSNVSNDNNIGSSTNIDSINHISNNLGHIGSADNINHAIISASHFNSANNLVDPENENHNDHIGLKNVHIANKNMNNYSSLSNENTIDDNGNDMNFLNDDDNDNCNESNENNHNGNAGVTIEGTNEGGNNDYVSSDKAEVGDIHNNVAGEQNGGSDIASSGMNNTGLTPTAEEAQLNGDKKSAPNGNYKNAFFKNVDDVRSFERGILYLTDEEFNYISNTVNLLGFRFFEIPSEKSKSEKRNTYSAISKRHLNEIKNLRCSLSNNIYDAGKRKSKKSFNRYYSKDETSSTTTKDNNDTQREITRRRGAAYSNYDDDNKSSLNGDDNKYGNVSNNHVSNGTAALASSAYRGGAYSNKVGSSSGSGVNAKMSESDKIVPGRNNSMVKKGSISKGEMDSGSVNKNAYGAYPSVGKGKSSKSVGSSSSKNNAAMHHSNYKHGAAGAGAAVAGGKEALKKRQRSSNNSILEDDTVDEYEQHKRTYKKRIYKSGNPWKNWCFKILHKLKKKEICCWFLKPVNPELDGIPNYFNVIKNPMDFETIENKLLTNKYKNPFEWQQDVRQIFFNAFTYHKVKNCVWNDAYKLAKEFDKLVKQHTEMKNILNECTKGSNSVYLDMNKYNEILAEKYEYDENLNHTSSSSSYTGSSSEEISSDEYHGNKRYNRNNSASNAYTVRKKNMMMSGGVAAANHAAYHNMDPSNHMYGAPNRKGSAAAGDNRFNKMNKQMSSMSSKNARDKFVNSKKDNNSGYGVGNNNSSGNIHMNSNNNSIEFEPPSMGTIPEPPGIQKIGANDKGLNNYQVNLLFKNLRRLAPNQRRAALEIIQDDLGILAENHMFDRFFTFDTDLLSIEKQKRIFLYINHMGRINLEQYKASLIPSDQIGTCTMPKGKMPIKNMNNKNYLNSSSTLGNNTNNSNNPHFDKRRTNRYLSSSSNSSDSSSSNSSDSSTYSTSSEDSESEEDSDSDMDSDSYDKKKVKRQLSSNERKKEVITNKYFDNNRRKTLPQYKPIDENKKNLQLRDDVMGMHADFLASMDGPKNGKKDPKSSGSAWPEWKGQVIQQAILTQHQSSVPLNKKELIAEGYDAKI